The Styela clava chromosome 10, kaStyClav1.hap1.2, whole genome shotgun sequence genome window below encodes:
- the LOC120338469 gene encoding uncharacterized protein LOC120338469: MASKSLSAGTDYTSTILHSIREMTETSDFTIKVTGQSFPVHRNVITAASSYFKAMFSSNMKEAQQGFADMETVKPAVMEKCIDFMYTGEVKVRIDEIQDILHASSLLQLDALTEISFGYLQENLSENNCLVAAYLAKLYDRVNLLNTAEQIVYDKFDEVVSTDTFAAISCEDITRYLSKANANHEIKWKAIVTWLSIRQEEVERVLPTLLNSIKNISVNFFLETILNEPMMFRKKQLVHFIVDRLLSSIEEIIKNISLENFMNLRKILNTQKIKIEGQVVKVMNDFMAENFEQLAERHDFAELNEEEIFFLFRSPKIKCSSERIKWYAALKWSKNHPNEKKVFPKLFKLMKLHDLSLDFIGKVVRTEPLVRNSHECTVMLMDAFSAHGSVSKHPSSVESPTKVPSQHIVFLNKKNGQVNAWSIMNKTWHRLPKVKLGEDMQIVNVNNDLYVSSESELFHWKEDTFWSRKSYIRGKSGYCKLVACQGNLYLVQRYNMQCYDSIRNNYKNSLPGCVLGYGFCAVATRACIYAMGGLHTDQRAEKFNPVTKTWSRLSPMLNPRRHAAAVEFNGKIYVIGGEDGECISNSVESYNFETNTWTEVASMCVPRWDLFAVADDKNIFAVGGENADGSTNSVDVYDPNSNHWSFTRIDGIATKSLLTGCVCHI, translated from the coding sequence ATGGCAAGTAAATCTCTGTCCGCTGGGACTGATTACACGAGCACAATCCTTCATTCAATCAGAGAAATGACAGAAACTTCTGACTTTACAATCAAAGTTACCGGACAATCATTCCCAGTTCATCGCAATGTAATAACAGCTGCATCAAGCTATTTTAAAGCGATGTTTTCAAGCAACATGAAGGAAGCCCAGCAAGGTTTCGCTGACATGGAAACTGTAAAGCCCGCTGTAATGGAGAAATGTATCGACTTCATGTATACCGGTGAAGTCAAAGTTCGAATTGACGAGATTCAGGATATTCTGCATGCATCGAGCCTACTACAATTGGATGCActaactgaaatttcctttggATATCTACAAGAAAATCTCTCGGAGAACAATTGCCTTGTTGCGGCATACCTAGCTAAACTTTATGATCGAGTTAATTTACTGAACACAGCCGAACAAATAGTTTATGATAAATTTGATGAAGTGGTTTCTACAGACACTTTTGCAGCCATTTCATGTGAGGACATAACTCGTTATCTTTCCAAAGCAAATGCGAATCATGAAATAAAATGGAAGGCAATAGTTACATGGCTCTCAATTCGACAAGAAGAAGTGGAACGTGTTCTGCCAACGCTATTGAATTCGATCAAAAACATCTCGgtcaatttttttcttgaaacGATTCTTAATGAACCAATGATGTTCAGAAAAAAACAGTTAGTTCATTTTATAGTTGATCGTTTATTATCAAGCATTGAAGAAATTATAAAGAATATCAGTCTCGAAAACTTCATGAATTTGAGAAAAATCTTGAatacacaaaagataaaaatagaAGGACAAGTTGTAAAGGTCATGAATGACTTCATGGCGGAAAATTTTGAGCAGCTTGCCGAGAGACATGATTTCGCCGAGTTAAATGaagaagaaatattttttttgtttcgatCCCCGAAAATTAAATGTTCGTCCGAGAGAATCAAGTGGTATGCAGCTTTGAAATGGTCCAAGAATCATCCAAACGAGAAAAAAGTATTtccaaaattattcaaattaatgaAACTTCATGATCTTTCATTGGATTTCATCGGGAAAGTTGTTCGAACTGAACCACTTGTCAGGAATTCTCATGAATGTACCGTTATGTTGATGGATGCATTCTCTGCGCACGGAAGCGTTTCAAAGCATCCCAGCTCTGTTGAATCACCCACGAAAGTTCCAAGTCAGCATATTgtctttttaaacaaaaaaaatggtcAAGTTAATGCTTGGAGCATTATGAACAAAACTTGGCATCGACTACCCAAAGTGAAATTAGGCGAAGACATGCAGATTGTTAATGTCAACAACGATCTGTATGTATCGAGCGAATCTGAATTATTTCACTGGAAAGAGGATACATTCTGGTCAAGGAAGTCTTATATAAGAGGCAAATCTGGATATTGTAAACTCGTCGCTTGTCAAGGCAACTTATATCTAGTGCAGCGGTACAACATGCAGTGCTATGATTCTATCCGTAATAATTACAAAAACAGTTTACCAGGATGTGTATTAGGTTATGGGTTTTGTGCGGTAGCAACAAGAGCGTGCATTTATGCCATGGGCGGACTCCATACAGATCAAAGAGCAGAAAAATTTAACCCAGTCACAAAAACTTGGTCAAGACTTTCTCCAATGCTAAATCCAAGGCGCCACGCTGCAGCTGTTGAATTCAATGGAAAAATTTATGTTATCGGAGGCGAGGATGGAGAGTGTATATCGAACTCCGTTGAAAGTTACAACTTCGAAACCAATACATGGACGGAAGTAGCAAGTATGTGCGTTCCTCGATGGGATCTCTTCGCCGTTGCGGACGATAAAAACATATTTGCAGTAGGGGGAGAAAATGCTGATGGCTCGACCAATTCTGTTGACGTCTATGATCCGAATTCAAACCATTGGTCATTTACAAGAATAGATGGGATTGCAACAAAAAGTTTGCTTACAGGCTGTGTTtgccatatataa
- the LOC120337165 gene encoding uncharacterized protein LOC120337165 → MAMQTLSAGANYSKGILVLIREMTKTSDFAIKVAGKSFPVHRNVITAASSYFRAMFSSNMKEAQQGFADMETVKPTVMEKCIDFMYTGEVKVQMNDIEDILHASNLLQLDALTELSFEYLRENLSANNCLVAIYLAKLYDRVNLLNIAEKILYDKFDEVVSTDTFLAISCDDIARYLSKADANHIIKWNAVVTWLSIRQEEVEHCLPTLLNSIKNISANFFLETILNEPMVFNNKQSVQYIVELLLSNIEEIKKNISLENFMNLRKTLKAQKIKIERGRVAKVINDFMAGRFEQLFERDDFVELNEEEILLLFQSRRMKCSSERIKWDAALKWSKNQPNSEKVFPKLFKLIKLDDLPWDFVEKVVRTEPLVRNSHECTVMLMDALSAHGSVVKQPSSVASPKNNLNQHIVFLDKKNGQINAWSIINKTWHRLPKVKLGEDMQIVNVNNDLYVLSGSDLFHWGGNDTSWSLKTNKGCKSGYRKLVACQGNIYLVQYDSMQCYDPIPNNFKDNLPGCSLSYGFCAVATSACIYAMGGLYSDQRVERFNPDTKTWSRLSQMRNPRRLATAVEFNGKIYVIGGYDGHRVSNSVESYNFETNTWTRVARMCVPRCDIFAFVDDKSIFAVGGGNANSAIKSAEVYDPNINHWSPIQIDGFPTDGFTGCVRYM, encoded by the coding sequence atGGCGATGCAAACTCTTTCAGCTGGCGCCAACTATTCGAAAGGAATTCTGGTTTTAATCAGAGAAATGACAAAAACTTCTGACTTTGCAATCAAAGTTGCCGGAAAATCATTTCCAGTCCATCGCAACGTAATAACAGCTGCGTCAAGCTATTTTAGAGCGATGTTTTCAAGCAACATGAAGGAAGCCCAGCAAGGTTTTGCTGACATGGAAACTGTAAAGCCCACTGTAATGGAGAAATGTATCGACTTCATGTATACCGGTGAAGTCAAAGTTCAAATGAACGATATTGAAGATATTCTGCACGCATCAAATTTACTGCAGTTGGATGCACTAACTGAACTTTCCTTTGAATATCTACGAGAGAATCTTTCGGCGAACAATTGCCTTGTTGCGATATACCTAGCCAAACTTTATGATCGAGTTAATTTACTGAACATAGCCGAAAAAATACTTTATGATAAATTTGATGAAGTGGTTTCTACAGACACTTTTTTAGCCATTTCATGTGACGACATCGCTCGTTATCTTTCTAAAGCAGATGCGAATCATATAATAAAATGGAACGCAGTTGTTACATGGCTCTCAATTCGACAAGAAGAAGTGGAACATTGTCTGCCAACGCTATTGAATTCGATCAAAAACATCTCGGCCAATTTTTTTCTCGAAACGATTCTTAATGAACCAATGGTGTTCAACAACAAACAGTCAGTTCAATATATAGTTGAACTTTTATTATCAAacattgaagaaattaaaaagaatattagTCTCGAAAACTTCAtgaatttgagaaaaacgttgaaagcacaaaagataaaaatagaACGAGGGCGAGTCGCAAAAGTGATAAATGACTTTATGGCGGGGAGGTTTGAACAGCTTTTCGAGAGAGATGATTTCGTCGAGTTGAATGAGGAAGAAATCCTTTTATTGTTCCAATCCCGGAGAATGAAATGTTCGTCCGAAAGAATCAAGTGGGATGCAGCTTTAAAATGGTCCAAGAATCAACCAAACAGTGAAAAAGTTTTcccaaaattattcaaattaataaaacttgatGATCTTCCATGGGATTTCGTCGAAAAAGTTGTTCGAACTGAACCACTTGTAAGGAATTCTCATGAATGTACCGTTATGTTGATGGATGCATTATCTGCGCATGGGAGCGTTGTGAAGCAACCCAGCTCTGTTGCATCGCCCAAGAATAATCTAAATCAGCACATTGTCTTTTTAGACAAGAAAAATGGTCAAATCAACGCTTGGAGCATTATAAACAAAACTTGGCATCGACTACCCAAAGTGAAATTAGGCGAAGACATGCAGATTGTTAATGTCAACAACGATCTGTATGTATTGAGCGGTTCTGATCTATTTCACTGGGGAGGGAATGATACTTCCTGGTCATTGAAGACCAACAAAGGATGCAAATCTGGATATCGTAAACTAGTCGCTTGTCAAGGCAACATATATCTAGTTCAGTACGACAGCATGCAGTGCTATGATCCTATCCCAAATAATTTCAAAGACAATTTACCAGGATGTTCTTTGAGTTATGGGTTTTGTGCAGTAGCAACAAGCGCTTGCATTTATGCTATGGGTGGACTCTATTCAGATCAAAGAGTAGAAAGATTTAATCCAGATACAAAAACTTGGTCAAGACTTTCTCAAATGCGAAATCCAAGACGCCTCGCAACAGCTGTTGAATTCAATGGAAAAATTTATGTTATCGGGGGCTATGATGGACATCGTGTATCCAACTCCGTTGAAAGTTATAACTTCGAAACCAACACATGGACGAGAGTAGCAAGGATGTGCGTTCCTCGATGTGATATTTTCGCCTTTGTGGATGATAAAAGTATATTTGCAGTAGGGGGAGGAAATGCTAATAGCGCGATCAAATCTGCTGAAGTCTATGATCCCAATATAAATCATTGGTCTCCAATACAAATAGATGGGTTTCCAACGGATGGTTTTACAGGCTGTGTTCGgtatatgtaa